TCATCGTCATTGATAATGAAATGACAAGTACGACTCAAATACTtaatccttttatccaaattcttAAATCCGATGGTTGACATTATTGACTTTCCGAAAATTTGGGTATATTAAGTGTTGTATTGTATTGCCATTCATAACCAGCACAAATGGGCATGCAATTATGTGCCCAAACTCGGTATGTCGCTCATGCTCGCGACTCACTCAATAAATCCTGATAGAAATTTACCCGTAAGTCCCCTCATGCGGACTAATTTTCCCGTCTACAGCAACATTTGAGCTTGCAAGGACGGGACGACATCATTTCGAGCACATCAGGAAAGCATGcaatggaagagagagagagagagagagagagagaggggtgtgtACGTAAACCAAGTACGGAATGTGTGACGGGGTTTCTGCCTCGCGGCTGCCGTCTCGGGCGGATCGAATGCGAGtgtttccttctttctctttgctgCCATTAATTGAATACCATCCGTTCTCCGAATTATGTGCCCTCGTTTTCTCACTGTAGCCAtggaaacaaaaaaacaaaaacaaatctaccaatttattttccttttttatttctccAACAAGTTCCTGTTCTTGCGTGTGTGCGATCTACGTTCTTCTTTCCTTCTTTGGTTTCTTCTCGGCTTACTCTATTTCAGGTGTTGTTCTCGTTGTGTTCGGTTGCCTTTCGACTTGGGATTCTCGAGAGCCCTCCACGCTTTCTTGATGACCACCTTTCTTTATCCTTCCCCTTACGATATATAGCTAATCCATGGCGATCACTCTTCTCCCTGATAGATCGCTGATTTACCAGCTTTAGAACGCACCTTCTTCCCTCTACTTTGTACGGTCGCGTTTGCATCCTGTAGCTGAGATGTCATGGAGCTGAGAGCCAAGGCGGCTCCTCTTGTTCCCCTTTCCATGGAGAGAAGATGGATGTGGCCCTTGCTGCTGTGCTCGATCGTCGTCATCGTCCTCGCGGTCACCTCCTCCAACATGAGCATCATCTCCTCCTTCCAGACCATGTTCTGGATCTTCCCTACCGTGCCGTCCGCGAACAGGACCGGCCCCGCCTTCGTCGAGTCGCAGTTAGCGTCCGCCGCTCCCCCGCCTGTAGGTTCCCGGATTCCCCGGCTGGCCTATTTGATCTCCGGATCCAAGGGCGACTTGGACCGGCTGTGGCGCACGCTGCGGGCGCTGTATCATCCTCGCAATATCTACGTCGTCCACCTGGACTTGGAGTCTCCGGCGAGCGAGAGGCTGGAGCTGGCTTTGCGCGTCGCCAACGATACCGTGTTATCCACCGTCGGCAACGTGCACGTCGTCGAGAAGGCTAACATGGTTACTTACCGAGGACCGACGATGGTGGCCAGCACACTTCATGCCTGTGCTATACTTCTCAAGGAGAGCAAGGAGTGGGACTGGTTCATCAATCTCAGTGCCTCGGATTACCCTCTCGTCACACAAGATGGTGAGCCAGCCCGCTCATTCTCTTTCGTGATCTCTCTCATCTCTGTTCTTCACCGTTTCTTGATTCTGACCGCAGACATACTGCATGTTTTCTCGTCGCTGCCGAGGAACATAAGCTTTGTCGAGCACACGAGCAGATTGGGCTGGAAAGAGTTAGTAGCAGCATCGCCGAATCTTTTGGGTCAAATCATTTCTCTGTCTTCTCCTAATTCTGAAGATTGCGTTTACAGGGGCCAGAGAGCAAAACCTTTGATGGTAGATCCTGGGCTGTACATGACTCGCAAGACCGATGTGTTTTGGGTGAGTCAGAAAAGAGAGGTACCGACTGCATTCAAGCTGTTCACAGGTTACGCCTCTCGCCACAGCGTTGAATCTACGATCGGGCGATCGATGTACGAGTTCATCTTTTTTGTTCTCTCGACAGGCTCTGCATGGGTGGCTCTGACTCGAGAATTCGCGGAGTTCTGCGTGTGGGGATGGGACAATCTGCCAAGAATTCTCCTCATGTACTACACCAACTTCGTCTCCTCCCCCGAAGGCTACTTCCAGACGGTGATCTGCAACGCACCCGAGTTCTCGGtcaccgtcgccaaccacgacctGCACTACATCTCGTGGGACGTGCCCCCGAAGCAGCACCCTCACACCCTCTCCATGGACGACTTGCCCAAAATGATCGGCAGCAACGCCCCCTTCGCCCGCAAGTTCAAACGGGACGACCCGGTGCTGGACCAGATCGACGCGGAGCTTCTCGGCAGGGCAAAAGGAAGCTTCGTCCCTGGAGGATGGTGTGCAGGAGCACCCCTGTGCACGGAGATCGGAGATCCCACGCGACTCCAGCCCGGGCCCGGGGCCGAGCGGCTCGCTGCGCTCATGGACGTGATCGTCCGATCGAAGAAGTTTACTCAGAACCAGTGTAGATAGGACATTTTTCCTTC
This Musa acuminata AAA Group cultivar baxijiao chromosome BXJ1-2, Cavendish_Baxijiao_AAA, whole genome shotgun sequence DNA region includes the following protein-coding sequences:
- the LOC135602020 gene encoding beta-glucuronosyltransferase GlcAT14B-like, with protein sequence MELRAKAAPLVPLSMERRWMWPLLLCSIVVIVLAVTSSNMSIISSFQTMFWIFPTVPSANRTGPAFVESQLASAAPPPVGSRIPRLAYLISGSKGDLDRLWRTLRALYHPRNIYVVHLDLESPASERLELALRVANDTVLSTVGNVHVVEKANMVTYRGPTMVASTLHACAILLKESKEWDWFINLSASDYPLVTQDDILHVFSSLPRNISFVEHTSRLGWKEGQRAKPLMVDPGLYMTRKTDVFWVSQKREVPTAFKLFTGSAWVALTREFAEFCVWGWDNLPRILLMYYTNFVSSPEGYFQTVICNAPEFSVTVANHDLHYISWDVPPKQHPHTLSMDDLPKMIGSNAPFARKFKRDDPVLDQIDAELLGRAKGSFVPGGWCAGAPLCTEIGDPTRLQPGPGAERLAALMDVIVRSKKFTQNQCR